One stretch of Bacteroidota bacterium DNA includes these proteins:
- a CDS encoding amino acid permease has product MEKDSTSLKRDLSFTQAVALNMIDMVGIGPFVVLPLVIGIMGGPHHIAAWIAGAILSLIDGFIWAEFGAAMPKAGGSYVFLRESFGKRWGKLMSFLFIWQTMIQAPLVIASGSIGFAQYLSYLLPLDDVTRRVASGTLVITLTFILYRKISTVGKISVALWIGVMGTMAWFIIGGLSHFNADLAFSYPEGAWDFTWAFWVALGQATVKTMYSYLGYYNVNHLGGEIKNPEKNIPRAIFISIIGIAILYMAMQFAVIGVIPWQEAKDSQFIVSTLIERLYGTAAASFATVLVLWIAFSSLFAVMLGYSRIPYAAALDGNFFSIMGKLHPTKNFPHISLLWLGGAAFIFSLLFRLADVISAILAMRILVQFIGGAVGVMILRKRIGEANLPFKMWLYPLPALIAIVLWFSIMLSTGWKFALSGLGMTLLGIVVYFIREKIQKK; this is encoded by the coding sequence ATGGAAAAAGATTCTACATCATTAAAACGCGATCTCTCCTTCACTCAAGCCGTCGCGCTAAATATGATCGATATGGTCGGTATCGGACCATTTGTTGTCCTTCCTCTTGTTATTGGCATCATGGGAGGACCGCATCACATTGCTGCATGGATTGCAGGTGCGATTCTTTCGTTGATCGATGGATTCATCTGGGCTGAGTTTGGCGCTGCCATGCCAAAAGCGGGAGGTAGCTATGTCTTCCTTCGTGAATCATTCGGCAAGCGTTGGGGGAAATTAATGTCTTTCCTCTTTATCTGGCAGACAATGATTCAGGCTCCCCTTGTCATCGCTTCCGGCTCGATCGGTTTCGCACAATATCTCTCCTACCTGCTGCCGCTTGATGATGTAACAAGAAGAGTAGCATCCGGAACACTCGTTATTACATTAACATTTATTTTGTACCGTAAAATTTCTACTGTTGGAAAAATTTCTGTAGCACTTTGGATTGGTGTTATGGGAACAATGGCATGGTTCATCATCGGCGGTCTTTCGCATTTCAATGCCGATCTTGCGTTCAGTTATCCGGAAGGTGCGTGGGATTTTACTTGGGCATTTTGGGTTGCACTCGGACAAGCAACTGTTAAAACAATGTATTCCTACCTTGGTTATTACAATGTCAATCACCTCGGCGGCGAAATAAAAAACCCTGAAAAGAATATTCCCCGAGCAATTTTCATCTCTATTATTGGCATCGCTATTCTTTATATGGCAATGCAATTTGCTGTCATCGGTGTTATCCCTTGGCAGGAAGCAAAGGATTCCCAATTCATCGTCAGTACATTGATCGAACGGCTTTATGGCACAGCCGCAGCATCTTTTGCAACGGTACTTGTGCTTTGGATCGCATTCTCATCATTATTTGCAGTTATGCTGGGCTATTCCAGAATTCCTTATGCAGCTGCTTTGGACGGAAATTTCTTTTCGATCATGGGAAAATTACATCCGACAAAAAATTTTCCGCATATCTCTTTATTGTGGCTTGGCGGGGCGGCATTCATCTTCAGTTTATTGTTCCGGCTAGCCGATGTGATTAGCGCAATTCTTGCAATGCGTATTTTGGTTCAATTTATCGGCGGTGCTGTCGGTGTGATGATTCTGCGAAAAAGAATCGGTGAAGCAAATCTGCCGTTCAAGATGTGGCTCTATCCGCTCCCTGCTTTAATTGCAATTGTTCTTTGGTTTTCAATTATGCTGTCGACCGGCTGGAAATTTGCATTGTCTGGACTGGGAATGACACTCTTAGGAATAGTGGTATATTTCATCAGAGAGAAAATTCAAAAAAAATAA
- a CDS encoding OmpA family protein, translating to MKNLRFLVLSTLPFILSACVSLGTFDEMQSQRDALQSSVDSLKTATAAMQVRIDNLTTENSTLKNQNNDYQKQIADLQLQADTLKDRIRTFENDLTISNQNYEQSKAKNSAEIKKLLTNLEALQKDVASREQKLKGYEDALAVRDSSLAAIQRDLIGREQRVGDLEKRLAARDSALNALKSKLNDALLGFTNSGLSINIVNGRVYVSLSNQLLFSTGKTDIDKRGKDALLGLARVLNTQEDLTILVEGHTDNQAVSNLGAIKDNWDLSVMRATEVIRYLANEGKVDPKRITASGRSEYYPIDPANTSEARAKNRRTEIILIPKLSELFEILEK from the coding sequence ATGAAAAATCTCCGCTTTCTTGTTCTTTCAACCCTTCCATTCATTCTATCGGCCTGTGTTTCTCTCGGCACGTTCGACGAAATGCAATCACAGCGCGATGCGTTACAAAGTTCTGTCGATTCGCTCAAGACTGCTACTGCTGCAATGCAAGTACGAATCGATAATCTTACGACAGAAAATTCAACATTGAAGAACCAAAATAATGATTACCAAAAGCAGATTGCTGATCTGCAACTTCAAGCAGATACATTAAAAGATCGTATCCGCACTTTTGAGAACGATCTAACCATCTCCAATCAAAATTACGAACAATCAAAAGCAAAAAACTCTGCCGAAATTAAAAAACTGCTGACGAACCTGGAAGCATTGCAGAAAGATGTCGCTTCGCGTGAACAAAAGTTGAAGGGTTATGAAGACGCCCTTGCTGTTCGTGATTCTTCCCTTGCCGCAATTCAACGCGATCTGATCGGACGGGAACAACGGGTCGGCGATTTGGAAAAACGATTGGCTGCGCGCGATTCAGCATTGAACGCTTTGAAATCAAAATTGAACGATGCCCTTCTCGGATTCACCAACAGTGGGTTATCCATCAACATTGTTAATGGACGTGTCTACGTATCGCTCTCAAACCAGCTGTTGTTCTCCACCGGAAAAACGGATATTGACAAACGCGGAAAAGATGCCCTACTCGGACTCGCCCGAGTTCTGAACACTCAAGAGGATTTAACAATTCTTGTTGAAGGACACACAGATAATCAAGCAGTTTCCAACCTTGGCGCTATAAAAGATAATTGGGACTTGAGCGTAATGCGCGCAACAGAAGTGATCCGATATCTCGCCAACGAAGGGAAAGTCGACCCAAAACGAATAACCGCATCAGGACGTAGTGAGTACTATCCCATTGACCCGGCAAATACATCTGAAGCTCGGGCAAAGAATCGTCGCACAGAAATTATTCTGATACCAAAATTGTCGGAATTATTCGAAATTTTGGAAAAATAA
- the lexA gene encoding transcriptional repressor LexA, which produces MTSQAKLTKRQAEIYQAICDSFRERGLPPTLQELATTFGFNVNAAKDHILTLIKKGYIKYTPNISRGIEVIHKKPTGIPVFGFVPAGHPFMSQENLAETFVNVEHYLTASKDVFGVYVKGDSMIEAEIGTGDLLFVDPKQEPKNGRIVVALVEGEPTVKWFEKDGNTIRLVPANKKYQPIIVDQHDENFKIVGVVIGMIRALDKKRIDEVLKYKKAS; this is translated from the coding sequence ATGACATCACAAGCCAAACTTACTAAACGACAAGCAGAGATCTATCAAGCGATCTGCGATTCCTTTCGCGAACGGGGGCTTCCACCGACGCTGCAGGAACTTGCGACAACGTTTGGTTTTAACGTTAATGCCGCAAAAGATCATATCCTCACTTTGATTAAAAAAGGATATATCAAATACACTCCCAATATTTCACGCGGAATTGAAGTGATTCATAAAAAACCAACAGGAATCCCTGTGTTTGGTTTTGTTCCGGCAGGTCATCCGTTTATGTCGCAGGAGAATCTTGCAGAGACTTTCGTGAATGTTGAACACTATCTTACTGCATCCAAAGATGTTTTTGGTGTCTATGTGAAAGGGGATAGTATGATCGAGGCGGAGATTGGGACAGGAGATCTGTTGTTTGTCGATCCAAAACAAGAACCGAAGAACGGCAGGATTGTTGTCGCGTTGGTGGAAGGGGAGCCGACGGTGAAATGGTTTGAGAAAGATGGTAATACAATCCGACTGGTCCCTGCAAACAAAAAATATCAGCCGATCATTGTCGATCAGCATGATGAGAATTTTAAAATCGTCGGTGTTGTGATTGGAATGATCCGTGCACTTGATAAAAAACGGATAGACGAAGTGTTGAAATATAAAAAAGCATCGTAG